ACGCCGAAGCTGATGAAGCCGGTCGCCAGCATCGCCAGCACGATCAGCCGGTATCCGATCAGTTCGGCGCGGGCGATGGTCGGGACGATCATCGACATCATGCCTGCCGCGGGCAGGAAGATGATGTAGACCTCAGGATGGCCGAAGAACCAGAACAGGTGCTGCCACAGCACCGGATCGCCGCCCCGCGCCGCGTCGAAGAACGGCCAGTTGAACGCTCGCTCGATCTCCAGCAGCAGGGTGCCGAGGATCACGCTAGGGAAGGCGATGACGATCATCACCGCAAACACCAGCATCGCCCAGGCGAAGATCGGCATCTTGTCGAGGCTCATCCCCGGCGCGCGGGTGCGCAACACGCCGACGATGATCTCGATCGCGCCGGCAATCGCGCTGATCTCGATGAACCCGATGCCCAGCAGCCAGAAATCGGTGTTGATGCCGGGCGAGAAGGCCTTGGAGGTCAGTGGCGGATACATGAACCAGCCGCCATCCGGCGCCAGTCCCACGAAGATCGACGCGAAGAAGCACAGCCCACCCACCGCATAGGCCCAAAAGGCATATGCCGAGAGGCGGGGGAAGGGCAGGTCGCGCGCCGCGAGCATCTGGGGCAACAGCAACACCCCCGCCGCCTCGACCGCCGGCACAGCGAACAGGAACATCATCACCGTGCCGTGCATGGTGAAGACCTGATTGTAGGTCGCAGGCGGCAGGATATCGAGCAGGGGCGCAGCAAGCTGGACGCGCATCAGCAGCGCCAGCACGCCCGCCAGCAGGAAGAACAGGAATGCCGTGCCGAGATAATAGAGGCCGACATAGTTGTTGTTGACGACGGTCAGATATTCCCAGCCCTTGGGCGCGCACCAGATGCGGTGGAGTTCCTCTTCCTCCTCCTTCGAACGCGCCTCCTGTGTCGGGAAGCGGTCATAGAGCGCGGGATCGAACCCGGTCTCCGACTTCATTTCAGACTTTCCAGATAGGCTGTGATAGCCTGCAACTCGTCGGCGTCGAACTGCTTGTAGGCGGGCATTCGATTGCCGGGCTTGATCGACTGGCTGTCCGCCACCCATCCCGCCATGGTCCCGCGATTATTGGGCAGGATTCCCGCGCCCAGCGAGCGCCGCGATCCGACATGGCTGAGGTCCGGCCCGGCCAGTCCGTTGGCGGCGGTACCGCGTACCGTGTGACAAGCGGCGCAACCGCTGGACATGAACAGGTTTGCACCTTTGCCCGCGACTACCGTTGGCGGCGCAATGCGAGCGGCCTTCCAGCGCGCGAAGTCGGCAGGGGCATGTGCAACGACCACGAAGCCCATCAGCGCGTGCGGCCCTCCGCAGAACTCTGCGCATTGCCCGGCATAGACGCCAGGCTGGTCCGCGTGGATGCGCAGCAGGTTTCGCCGGCCGGGAATCATGTCCATCTTCCCCCCAAGCCGGGGTACCCAGAAGCTGTGAATGACGTCCGCAGCCTCCAGCTCGAGCAGGATGGGTTGCCCAGCCGGGATATGCAGTTCGTTGGCATCCATGATCGCCGTCGCGCCGTTCGTGTCGAGATAGGCGATGCGCCACCACCACATCTCGCCGGTGATCCGCACCCGCATCTCGTCGCCGCGCGGGGCGGTCGCGGCGAGGTGGTTGGTCAGAGTCAGGCCCCAGATCAGCAATCCGGTCAGTACCACCACGGGAAAGGCGATGCCGCCGATCCACACCGCCTTGTCCCCGCCCAGCTTCGCGCGGAGCGATGCTTTTCCGAACAGCGCGATGCCCAGCGCCGCCATCGTGACGAGCAGCACCACGGTCCCGCCGATCAGCAAGGCCCAGGCAAGCGTCGTCACCGGTTGGGAATACGGCCCCGCCGGATCCAGCACCGGCGGGGGCCAGCCCGAGAGGATCGATTGCAGGCCGGCGTTAGGGCGCATGGTTGGCCTGAAGATATGCGGCAAGATCGGCGGCCTGCGCATCGGTCATCGCAATTGCGGGCATCGCCGTACCGGGCACCAGCGAGGGCGCGTCGCGAACGAAGCGGGCGAGCGTATCCGGCCGGTTGGGCAATCGTCCCGCGATCATCGCCTGATTACCGAAGGCCTCCAGCGAAGGTCCGGTCCTGCCGCGTGGCCATGCGATTCCCGGCAGCGCATGGCACGCGCCGCAGCCCAGCGCCTGCGCCGCCGTCCTTCCGCGCGCAACGCTGTCCGACGACGCCATGTTCGGTTCGATCTCGGGGTCCTCGCATGCGGTGACGAGCAGCAGCGCAGCCATAGCGATAACCCGTCCCCCTTTCACACGCGGCCCCCAATAACCGTTACTCAGGCGGAACCGATCGCCTGCCGGATAGGTTCCGGTTGCCATGCGTAACGCGCTCATTTTGCTGGCATCCGTCGCTTTCACGCTCGGTGGTTGCGAGGGTCGCAGCGGCGACCCCTTTCGGGCGACGGGCGAAGTGATCGCGTTCGGGGGCGGCGATGCGGGCCCGCAGGGCGCCTGTGCGACCTGCCACGGGCTGAAGGGCGAAGGCGACGGGCGTCTCGCGCCACCCCTCGCGGGGTTGGACGCCGGCTATCTCCACCGCCAGCTCGACGATTACCATAACGGGTGGCGAGAGCATGCCCAGATGCGCGCGATCGTGCGCCGCCTGACGCCGGAAGACCGGGCGAAGGTATCCGCCTACTATGCCGCACTGCCTGTGCCGCCGACCGGGGTGTTCGCGGGCGGCGATCTTTATGCGCAGAACTGCGCATCTTGCCACGGCACGAAGGGCGAAGGGATGGGCCCGAACAACCCTCCGCTCGCGGGTCTGTCCCCCACCTATATCGAAAGCCAGTTGCTCGCCTGGCGCACCGGAAAGCGACGCAATGATCCAATGGGCCAGATGATGGCGGTCAGCAGCGCATTGTCGCCGGATCAGGTTCGGACGGTGTCAGCCCAGGCCTCGGCGCTTCCCGGGCCTCATCTTCCTCCAGCACAGGAAGCATCCCGATAAGCACGTCGTGCTTGTCCCAGAAGTGATGCTTGAGTGCCGCGCCGATATGGATCGGTACCATCACCACCAATGCTGCGACGAACAGCCAGTGGAACCCTTCCGCCCAATCGAGGATCGCCCATTGGATACCGGCATCGAGATCGTGAAACGGCATTTGCGGCCAAGGGACTAGTCCCGCGACGCGTAGCGGCTCGCCATCGCCCAGTGCCGACCACATCGCCCAACCGCTCAGCGGCAAGCCGAAGAAGCAGATGTAGAACAGGATCTGCGTCACATGCGACGCGACCGTCTGCCATCCCTGCCGGTCGGCATCGTTAATGGGTCCAGGCACGATCATCCGCCAGATCAAACGCAGCGTCGCCAAGACGAGCATCAGCAATCCGATTTCGGCATGGATGCGGTATCCTGCAAGTTTTTCGGCTCCGACAGGCAGGCTGCCCATGTGCCAGCCCCAGCCGAGCTGAAACAGGATCAGCGCCGCCATGATCCAGTGAAAGGCGATACCGACAGGCGAGTATCGACGCGCATCGGTGTGCCCGCGCGCCCAGTCGCGGATGCGCTGGATCAGGCCGCGGCCGGGCGGGTCGCTGTGAGCCATCGGTTCGCCAGAAACAGTGCTGCGCCGAGATAGAGACCCGCGCCCGGTACCCACATGATGAGCCCGGCAAGCTGTTGGTCTTCAATCGGACCGAGGCCCCAGGCCGAGGTGGTCAGCCAATGTGGGGCATAAAGTGGTGCGGTGGTGAAGGTCAGCAACCCGCCGAGCAGGCCCATCTGCACCATCGTTACTAGCAGCGCCGTCACCGCCGCATGAAGCGGTGACGCGATTGCGGCGCGCCAAAGCCCGACCGCGCTGCCGAGCAGCATCGCCTGCATCAACCAGAAGATCGCGTCGTGGGACAATGCGAGCGCGTAGGCGGCGGGCAGATGCCAGATCCAAAAGATAGCGGCATGGCCGATGGTCCACGCCGCCAGACCGCGACCGATCGATGGTGGCAGGGCCCATGCGATCAGCGGCGCGGCGAGCGCACTCATGGCGAGATGATGAAACGATCTCGCCGAAAACAGCGCGGAACTGAGCGCGCAGAATGGGGATATCCACAAGAAGAAGAGGATTGCGCCGGCTGCGATCAGTGGCGCGGAACCGCCGTCGCGCCGATAATGCCAGCAGATCGCAAAGCCTGCGACCATCGCCGCCATCAGCACCGGATCCAGATTCCAGCGCGCCCAAAGCTCAGCCGGTACGGGAGCCGCCCCGCAATAGGGTATCGTATCCAATCCCATTCCCGTCAGACGCCGACGTCCGCCAGGACGCGGGACTCGTGGATCGGACAACCGTTGAACTTGGCGCGGTAATCTGCGGAAAACTTGTAGGGGCCTCTGCGCGCGCGGTTGATCCCGCCCAACGGCTGATGCGCTGCCAG
The sequence above is drawn from the Sphingomonas sp. G-3-2-10 genome and encodes:
- the coxB gene encoding cytochrome c oxidase subunit II, coding for MRPNAGLQSILSGWPPPVLDPAGPYSQPVTTLAWALLIGGTVVLLVTMAALGIALFGKASLRAKLGGDKAVWIGGIAFPVVVLTGLLIWGLTLTNHLAATAPRGDEMRVRITGEMWWWRIAYLDTNGATAIMDANELHIPAGQPILLELEAADVIHSFWVPRLGGKMDMIPGRRNLLRIHADQPGVYAGQCAEFCGGPHALMGFVVVAHAPADFARWKAARIAPPTVVAGKGANLFMSSGCAACHTVRGTAANGLAGPDLSHVGSRRSLGAGILPNNRGTMAGWVADSQSIKPGNRMPAYKQFDADELQAITAYLESLK
- a CDS encoding c-type cytochrome; translation: MAALLLVTACEDPEIEPNMASSDSVARGRTAAQALGCGACHALPGIAWPRGRTGPSLEAFGNQAMIAGRLPNRPDTLARFVRDAPSLVPGTAMPAIAMTDAQAADLAAYLQANHAP
- a CDS encoding c-type cytochrome codes for the protein MRNALILLASVAFTLGGCEGRSGDPFRATGEVIAFGGGDAGPQGACATCHGLKGEGDGRLAPPLAGLDAGYLHRQLDDYHNGWREHAQMRAIVRRLTPEDRAKVSAYYAALPVPPTGVFAGGDLYAQNCASCHGTKGEGMGPNNPPLAGLSPTYIESQLLAWRTGKRRNDPMGQMMAVSSALSPDQVRTVSAQASALPGPHLPPAQEASR
- a CDS encoding cytochrome b produces the protein MAHSDPPGRGLIQRIRDWARGHTDARRYSPVGIAFHWIMAALILFQLGWGWHMGSLPVGAEKLAGYRIHAEIGLLMLVLATLRLIWRMIVPGPINDADRQGWQTVASHVTQILFYICFFGLPLSGWAMWSALGDGEPLRVAGLVPWPQMPFHDLDAGIQWAILDWAEGFHWLFVAALVVMVPIHIGAALKHHFWDKHDVLIGMLPVLEEDEAREAPRPGLTPSEPDPATMRC
- a CDS encoding cytochrome c oxidase assembly protein, with amino-acid sequence MAAMVAGFAICWHYRRDGGSAPLIAAGAILFFLWISPFCALSSALFSARSFHHLAMSALAAPLIAWALPPSIGRGLAAWTIGHAAIFWIWHLPAAYALALSHDAIFWLMQAMLLGSAVGLWRAAIASPLHAAVTALLVTMVQMGLLGGLLTFTTAPLYAPHWLTTSAWGLGPIEDQQLAGLIMWVPGAGLYLGAALFLANRWLTATRPAAA